From the genome of Desmodus rotundus isolate HL8 chromosome 2, HLdesRot8A.1, whole genome shotgun sequence, one region includes:
- the OSGEPL1 gene encoding tRNA N6-adenosine threonylcarbamoyltransferase, mitochondrial isoform X1, producing the protein MLILNKTAGVFSKPSKRKIYEYLRSFNFHPGKVFLHKLVLGIETSCDDTAAAVVDETGNILGEAIHSQTEVHLKTGGIIPPVAQQLHRENIQRIVQEALSVSKVSPRELSAIATTIKPGLALSLGVGLSFSLQLVDQLKKPFIPIHHMEAHALTIRLTNKVEFPFLVLLISGGHCLLALVRGVSDFLLLGKSLDIAPGDMLDKVARRLSLIKHPECSTMSGGKAIEHLAKQGNKLHFDFKPPMQRAKNCDFSFSGLQHVTDKAIIQKEKEEGIEKGQLLSSAADIAAAVQHTAACHIAKRTHRAILFCKQRNLLSQNNAVLVVSGGVASNLYIRKALEIVTNATQCTLLCPPPRLCTDNGIMIAWNGIERLRAGLGILYDTEGVRYEPKCPLGVDISKEVGEAAIKVPRLKMKI; encoded by the exons ATGCTAATATTGAATAAGACAGCAGGAGTTTTTTCTAAACcatcaaaaaggaaaatttatgaatatttaagaagttttaattttcatcctgGAAAAGTATTTCTTCATAAACTAGTATTGGGAATTGAGACCAGTTGTGATGATACAGCAGCTGCTGTGGTGGATGAAACTGGAAATATTTTGGGAGAAGCAATACATTCCCAAACTGAAGTTCATTTGAA AACAGGTGGAATTATTCCTCCAGTAGCTCAACAGCTTCACAGAGAAAATATTCAACGAATAGTGCAAGAAGCTCTCTCTGTCAGTAAAGTCAGTCCAAGGGAACTCTCAGCAATTGCAACTACCATAAAACCAGGACTTGCTTTAAGCTTGGGAGTGGGCTTATCATTTAGCTTACAGCTGGTCGATCAGTTGAAAAAGCCCTTTATTCCCATTCATCATATGGAAGCTCATGCACTTACTATTAGGTTGACAAATAAAGtagaatttccttttttagttCTTTTGATTTCTGGAGGTCATTGTCTGTTGGCATTAGTGAGAGGAgtttcagattttctgcttcttggaAAGTCTTTGGACATAGCACCGGGTGACATGCTTGACAAG gTAGCAAGAAGACTTTCTTTAATAAAACACCCTGAGTGCTCCACCATGAGTGGTGGGAAGGCTATAGAACATTTGGCTAAACAAGGAAATAAACTGCATTTTGATTTCAAACCTCCCATGCAACGTGCTaaaaattgtgatttttctttttctggacttcaaCACGTGACAGATAAGGCaataatacaaaaggaaaaagaggaag GTATTGAGAAGGGGCAACTTCTGTCTTCAGCTGCCGACATTGCTGCTGCAGTGCAGCACACAGCAGCCTGCCACATTGCAAAAAGAACACATCGTGCTATTCTGTTTTGCAAGCAGAGAAACTTGTTATCTCAAAACAATGCAGTACTC GTTGTATCTGGAGGAGTTGCAAGTAACTTATATATCCGAAAAGCTCTGGAAATTGTAACAAATGCAACACAATGCACTTTATTGTGTCCTCCTCCCAGACTGTGCACTGACAACGGCATTATGATCGCATG GAATGGTATTGAAAGATTGCGTGCTGGCTTGGGCATTTTATACGACACAGAAGGCGTCCGTTACGAACCGAA ATGTCCTCTAGGAGTAGATATATCGAAAGAAGTTGGAGAAGCTGCCATAAAAGTACCACgattaaaaatgaagatttga
- the OSGEPL1 gene encoding tRNA N6-adenosine threonylcarbamoyltransferase, mitochondrial isoform X3 — protein MPAILRTGGIIPPVAQQLHRENIQRIVQEALSVSKVSPRELSAIATTIKPGLALSLGVGLSFSLQLVDQLKKPFIPIHHMEAHALTIRLTNKVEFPFLVLLISGGHCLLALVRGVSDFLLLGKSLDIAPGDMLDKVARRLSLIKHPECSTMSGGKAIEHLAKQGNKLHFDFKPPMQRAKNCDFSFSGLQHVTDKAIIQKEKEEGIEKGQLLSSAADIAAAVQHTAACHIAKRTHRAILFCKQRNLLSQNNAVLVVSGGVASNLYIRKALEIVTNATQCTLLCPPPRLCTDNGIMIAWNGIERLRAGLGILYDTEGVRYEPKCPLGVDISKEVGEAAIKVPRLKMKI, from the exons ATGCCTGCCATTTTAAG AACAGGTGGAATTATTCCTCCAGTAGCTCAACAGCTTCACAGAGAAAATATTCAACGAATAGTGCAAGAAGCTCTCTCTGTCAGTAAAGTCAGTCCAAGGGAACTCTCAGCAATTGCAACTACCATAAAACCAGGACTTGCTTTAAGCTTGGGAGTGGGCTTATCATTTAGCTTACAGCTGGTCGATCAGTTGAAAAAGCCCTTTATTCCCATTCATCATATGGAAGCTCATGCACTTACTATTAGGTTGACAAATAAAGtagaatttccttttttagttCTTTTGATTTCTGGAGGTCATTGTCTGTTGGCATTAGTGAGAGGAgtttcagattttctgcttcttggaAAGTCTTTGGACATAGCACCGGGTGACATGCTTGACAAG gTAGCAAGAAGACTTTCTTTAATAAAACACCCTGAGTGCTCCACCATGAGTGGTGGGAAGGCTATAGAACATTTGGCTAAACAAGGAAATAAACTGCATTTTGATTTCAAACCTCCCATGCAACGTGCTaaaaattgtgatttttctttttctggacttcaaCACGTGACAGATAAGGCaataatacaaaaggaaaaagaggaag GTATTGAGAAGGGGCAACTTCTGTCTTCAGCTGCCGACATTGCTGCTGCAGTGCAGCACACAGCAGCCTGCCACATTGCAAAAAGAACACATCGTGCTATTCTGTTTTGCAAGCAGAGAAACTTGTTATCTCAAAACAATGCAGTACTC GTTGTATCTGGAGGAGTTGCAAGTAACTTATATATCCGAAAAGCTCTGGAAATTGTAACAAATGCAACACAATGCACTTTATTGTGTCCTCCTCCCAGACTGTGCACTGACAACGGCATTATGATCGCATG GAATGGTATTGAAAGATTGCGTGCTGGCTTGGGCATTTTATACGACACAGAAGGCGTCCGTTACGAACCGAA ATGTCCTCTAGGAGTAGATATATCGAAAGAAGTTGGAGAAGCTGCCATAAAAGTACCACgattaaaaatgaagatttga
- the OSGEPL1 gene encoding tRNA N6-adenosine threonylcarbamoyltransferase, mitochondrial isoform X2: MLILNKTAGVFSKPSKRKIYEYLRSFNFHPGKVFLHKLVLGIETSCDDTAAAVVDETGNILGEAIHSQTEVHLKTGGIIPPVAQQLHRENIQRIVQEALSVSKVSPRELSAIATTIKPGLALSLGVGLSFSLQLVDQLKKPFIPIHHMEAHALTIRLTNKVEFPFLVLLISGGHCLLALVRGVSDFLLLGKSLDIAPGDMLDKVARRLSLIKHPECSTMSGGKAIEHLAKQGNKLHFDFKPPMQRAKNCDFSFSGLQHVTDKAIIQKEKEEGIEKGQLLSSAADIAAAVQHTAACHIAKRTHRAILFCKQRNLLSQNNAVLVVSGGVASNLYIRKALEIVTNATQCTLLCPPPRLCTDNGIMIA; encoded by the exons ATGCTAATATTGAATAAGACAGCAGGAGTTTTTTCTAAACcatcaaaaaggaaaatttatgaatatttaagaagttttaattttcatcctgGAAAAGTATTTCTTCATAAACTAGTATTGGGAATTGAGACCAGTTGTGATGATACAGCAGCTGCTGTGGTGGATGAAACTGGAAATATTTTGGGAGAAGCAATACATTCCCAAACTGAAGTTCATTTGAA AACAGGTGGAATTATTCCTCCAGTAGCTCAACAGCTTCACAGAGAAAATATTCAACGAATAGTGCAAGAAGCTCTCTCTGTCAGTAAAGTCAGTCCAAGGGAACTCTCAGCAATTGCAACTACCATAAAACCAGGACTTGCTTTAAGCTTGGGAGTGGGCTTATCATTTAGCTTACAGCTGGTCGATCAGTTGAAAAAGCCCTTTATTCCCATTCATCATATGGAAGCTCATGCACTTACTATTAGGTTGACAAATAAAGtagaatttccttttttagttCTTTTGATTTCTGGAGGTCATTGTCTGTTGGCATTAGTGAGAGGAgtttcagattttctgcttcttggaAAGTCTTTGGACATAGCACCGGGTGACATGCTTGACAAG gTAGCAAGAAGACTTTCTTTAATAAAACACCCTGAGTGCTCCACCATGAGTGGTGGGAAGGCTATAGAACATTTGGCTAAACAAGGAAATAAACTGCATTTTGATTTCAAACCTCCCATGCAACGTGCTaaaaattgtgatttttctttttctggacttcaaCACGTGACAGATAAGGCaataatacaaaaggaaaaagaggaag GTATTGAGAAGGGGCAACTTCTGTCTTCAGCTGCCGACATTGCTGCTGCAGTGCAGCACACAGCAGCCTGCCACATTGCAAAAAGAACACATCGTGCTATTCTGTTTTGCAAGCAGAGAAACTTGTTATCTCAAAACAATGCAGTACTC GTTGTATCTGGAGGAGTTGCAAGTAACTTATATATCCGAAAAGCTCTGGAAATTGTAACAAATGCAACACAATGCACTTTATTGTGTCCTCCTCCCAGACTGTGCACTGACAACGGCATTATGATCGCATG A